The Pangasianodon hypophthalmus isolate fPanHyp1 chromosome 25, fPanHyp1.pri, whole genome shotgun sequence nucleotide sequence cacagggacttgtataacAGATGCCCCACATAATATAATTCTAATTATCAATGGCTTTAAAactgtgttatttaacaaagaaaaatgtataattattgattTGGTATCTTCTCTAAGGAGctgtttaacatttgtggaaggattCACCAGTTTTAGTGGTTTGTAATGGCCAGTAAGTGTTCAGGACAGGCGACTTTGCgctttttgttttctcagtaacatgacgagctgcatattttttcttattaactacaagaaagaggaaaaaaaagaggctggcgagggaacgactgtttatagctgatatagtGATAACAGCTACAAACTTTTCTCTCCAGGacattaaaatataactataaatggttaaaaaaaagtcattaataaattgaaaaatttaatcattggcaaattgttatGATTTGGTAGGAATAAACACTTAAGGAcacttataggaaaataatcacttaacgtgtggtaacagtaactctgcttcatgttgggccacatcacaccaccctataacagcacaccatgttgtgttttattctttacttagcACACTGACCCAGCAAAACCAGCTCCATATCATCCTTCATCATTCTGACATTTTCCTCCACCTGCACTGTAGCACCAAATTACGGTTGTGTTTTCCAGAGACTTGCCCTGACGTACCGCATGCAGGTGGCCAACATTGACAAGTTTGAGGAGAAGCTGCGTGCTGCAGAGGAGCAACTCAATATAGACCCCAAGGACAGAATACCAGTGTCCTACAAGCGCACAGGCTTCTTTGGGAAGTGAGTAGTTCAGCATGTGGCTGCCTGGATAACCGCAATAATACTGGTTCTTGGCAGGTTTTTTGTATGCTAATTTAAGATAAAAGGCCAGAATACTTGATAGCACACATCTAGCACACACATaagatgcactatatggccaaaagtttgtggatgcctgacaaaaatatatatatatgtggttcttcctcaaactgttgccacaaaattggaagcacagaGTCATatggaatgtctttgtattctgtagctttaagatttctcttcactggaactaagaggcccaaacctgttccagcatgacaatgcccctgtgcaaaaAGCGAGCTTCATCAAGTCATATTTTGCCAAGGTTGGCGTGgaagaacttgactggcctgcacacaGCCCTGAACTAAAATGCCGACTGTGCCCCAGGCACCTCGGTAAATttccacagccacgctccaaaatctagtggaaagcctttgcagaagagtggaggttattataatagcaaagagGGGACCAACTTTGGAATGAGATGCTCGAAAAGCCCTtatggatgtgatggtgtcCACAGATCTTTGGGTATATACAGTGGTGTAGCTAACCTCAAAAGTGGTCTAGGGATTTAGCTAGCTTTACTGCTTTCTAACCGCAAGTAGTCATTTGTTCTGTGCATTACACAAATCTTAGACATATGAACACTGTATTTTCaagattttaatatttgtagCCAAGATTCGTTTTCCACTGACATGGTGCTGGTGCTGGTTCTGACATCAGCACTGAATTAGGAATAATTCCATACATTTCCACCACATAAGATCTGGTTCTCAGCTGCCAAATACAGTTTGGTTCCAGCACCAAAATGCTGCTGGCCTGAATATTTGCATGATCACtattgaaataaaacataaatgtgaatagtttttgaaaactattgttaaaaatgagcaaaattggTATTGCAATGATATATCAGTGGTCTGAGGAGGAAATAACTTGCTTGTAGTGAATTGAATCTGAGCTTCATTGTTCATGCTAAGGTTAAAACAATTAGACAagtaatataaacatgtatcTCTCATCCTGCACATGATCATTGTCTATGGTGATGTCTTGGTACTATGTGTACATTGTATATAATAACAATTTATCTTTGGGAGAAAATATACCCACAGGCTGAACCATCATTTGCTTCAGCACTGGCACTACGTCAGTAAaaaagtgatatatatatatatatatatatatatatatatatatatatatacacacacacactacattttgCCATAGCCTAATAgtgatatgtttgtttttacagtatGCATACTCCAGCTGTTAGTTTGGTGTTAGTTTGGTTTATGGTAGGGGTTCTGACAAAtcaacaaaataatcaaaataaagttCCAAAAGGAGGAAGGGTATACACAACTGGGTGAACTGTAGTAACCTGTAGATGAATCTcccattaaaatgtattttaccgAGAGATTTTACTTTTTAAGAGACAATCAACTTTCTTAATTGGAGAACACACTTTAAGGCTACGTCCCAATAGTGTAACTTCTGCCTCCTCAATTCCTCAATCCTACTTCCTACATCCACCCTGTAACTCGGATATTGATCAAAGCCTGCCACCTTTAAGGATACACCACTTCTTTAAACAATTGAGGAAATGGGAGGCTTCTAGATCAAGGATTCACAATTAAATCTGAcacagaaatcttttttttttatgctgctACATCCTAACGTTGACAGTCTGTATTTGCTCTTCACTGCTGCAGTGCCCTGTACGCTCTCGGCATGGCTGCTGTCGGCGTTGGAATCCTGTGGTACATCTTCCGTCTGGCAGGGATGGGTGTAAGAGAGGGTGGATTCAGTGCTTTTGTAAGTTATGACTCTTAATACATTCCTTTTAAGGCATCAATTTGtccaaatatcaaaaataatgcagatgtATGCAACTTCTCCCAAATATACTCAAACAGCCAagatgtgtgtggtgtttaagtTTGCTTGTTTAGTTTTGTACCGGAGGCTagaattctaataaataaagaacacaTGATAATACAGTTTGCACATAAGTTTCATAAAATAGACATCTGtattacaaaattaaatacGCAAATCAAATTGgaactgtatatgtatatgaattCTAACGTCTAACCTATATTTCACCTTCCTCCTTGCTACTGTTTTTGGAATTAAAAAATGGACAATTCTTTTAATGTAGATAACAGTGTGTCATACATTGTCAAACTATATAAGCAAGTATATTTGTTACTTAGTACTATGAAGTGAAGCGATTGTGTAATCTAAATCCACATCTGCTTTGTGgcaaaatctttttaaaaatctttaaaagtgctatacaaaatTGAGTTGAAGTGAATCAGTAGCCCCATCAGTGGCTAACATAGTGTTTGCACAATGCTACCCTGGTAGCTACTTTTGCCTTGTAGCtccaaaactaaagaagccAGTTTCAGAcaacaaacatgtcttggctctTTGACTGTATATGGAGtgtcttgtcttttcttttcttattggtttgattgattgatttgtgTGTACCTAGAATCAGTTAAAAATGGCAAAGTTCACCATCATTGACGGAAAGTCTGGGAAAGGTGTGAGCTTCAAAGATGTAGCCGGGATGCATGAGGCCAAGATGGAGGTGAAGGAGTTTGTGGACTATCTGAAGGTATAAACACACGAATGTGTTTTCTAGTattggggggggaaaaaaagaccaaTATCAATCTCAAAAGAAGCATTAGAATTAGTAATGGCTGAGTGTTTTTGCAGAGTCCAGAGAGATACTTAAACCTGGGAGCGAAGGTACCCAAGGGCGCGCTGCTGCTCGGGCCACCAGGCTGTGGCAAAACACTGCTGGCTAAGGCAGTAGCTACTGAAGCCCAGGTGCCCTTCCTCGCCATGGCTGGCTCCGAGTTTGTGGAGGTGATTGGAGGTAAGACTTCAGCTTGGTGTTTGTTGTTCCTTCACTACATCCAAGAAGTCAGCTTTGATGTAAGATTTATTTGACAGATCAAAGCGTATGGAACAGAAAAAGTCTGTTTTTCCAGGCTGACACAGTGCCATGGGATCTGAGAAAAGCTcctcttatttattaaaaaaaaccctctggtAGAATTGGTCCTGGTTCACAGAAAAGTACCTTCTCTGCAGCAAGAATTAAAAGTTTCCTTGAACTGTGTCCCAAGGGCTAAAACCTGACCCCTTTCCTACAGCAGCAACATGCTTATGCAGAGCAAAGGATTATGAAATTTTGAAGTGTCTATTTCCATGACTCTACATACTGCAATACCGTGATGGAAATGTTTCTGGTCATTTGTGTGTAAAGCCGATTGATTTATTCTGTTTCAGGCCTTGGTGCTGCGAGGGTGAGGAGTTTGTTTAAAGAAGCGAGGACGCGGGCACCCTGCATTGTCTACATTGACGAGATTGATGCTGTGGGAAAGAAACGGTCCACTAACATGTCCGGCTTCAGCAACACCGAGGAGGAGCAGACCCTCAACCAGCTGCTTGTGGAAATGGATGGTATGAAGGAGATGCTGGATGatagaaatgataaattaaTCATACAGGATTTAGATTTTTCATTGGGTCcaagccatttttattttattatgtaggAGCTAATATTCTGATATTTGCTAATATAGACAGATAATTTTATAAGGTCTTATTTAAGCAGACACCAGTAGTATTGGTTAAATGGGGGCTTACTGATATGATTGTCAATTTATCAAGCTGAACTATACAGTACGTATAAAACAACTTTAAATTCAGTGACGAGCTCTCGCAATGCTGAATTCTCCAAGAACAAATATAAAGTACACCGTTTCAGGCACAGTTATCCTGTTCTTGGAATATTACAAGGTCAGATCACTTTCTGCTTGTAATTTGTGGCTTCTTGTTTTCCtacaaaacatttagaaaagcTATTATCTGTGGTTTGTCTGTGTAATTTTCATTGATTACTGAAAACCTTAACATCAACCAATTTTATCAAGCAACCAGTGGATCAGTGCCTTGTTTTACACTGTTTGCTTCTTTCTTACAGGAATGGGTACCACTGATCACGTCATTGTCTTGGCGTCCACCAACCGAgcagacattttggacaatgcACTGATGAGACCAGGCCGGCTAGACAGACACATATTTATTGACCTCCCCACTCTCCAGGTATTGTATGTGAGATGGTAAGATCATGTAAATTGGTTGGAGATGTGGAATAATCTCTGATGGTTCTGATGATTCTAGGAGAGAAAGGAGATCTTTGAGCAGCATTTGAAGATCCTGAAGCTTTCCCACCCTGCAGATTTCTACTCCTTGCGTCTGGCTGAGCTCACACCTGGCTTCAGTGGTGGGTTTCCTGATTATAGTAACTATAGTTATAGTCATCCGACATTTTCTGGACAGAAAGCTGGTGATGAAGCCCCTCAGATGAGTGGCAGTTTACAGTacaatacacagacagacatctATACTTATAACTACAAGACAAGACAGTATTTGGTCATTATGATTTTCCTCTCCTAGAGCATTTGTCCAGTTTTCCAGAAACCGAATATTAATTGAGCTCCTTTTGCATGTTTGTATCTTTCTTTTCTCAGGTGCTGACATTGCAAACATTTGCAATGAAGCTGCTCTTCATGCAGCCCGCGAAGGCTACAAGTCCATTGATACCTTTAATTTTGAATACGCTGTGGAGAGAGTTATTGCAGGTAGTACAGCATTCTCTGACTCACTGTTCTCTTTGTTATGAGCATGTATGCAGTCTAGTCTTGATTTTGGTTGTGATTTGTGTAATGGGTAGGCAGTGTGAAGAAGAGCAAGATCTTGTCCAAAGAGGAGCAGAGGGTGGTGGCCTTCCATGAGTCGGGCCATGCGCTTGTTGGCTGGCTGCTGGAACACACAGAAGCTGTCATGAAGGTACAGAATACAGTAAATATTGTATAAActtgtaaatatatatgaaaaaaattactattattatattataattatattactaACAGTGCATAGTTACTGCTTTATGCTTTGTATTTGACCGTATTAGGCTTGCTTGGTATGTCATGTGCAGTGGTTATGGAGGTATTTGTGTTCTTTGTATGGGGTTTCTTGCCCCTGGTAGGTGTCGATAGCTCCCAGGACCAATGCGGCTCTAGGCTTCGCTCAGATCCTGCCGAAGGACCAGTACCTGTTTACCAAAGAGCAGCTTTTCGAGAGAATGTGTATGGCTCTGGGTGGAAGAGCCTCTGAAGCCATTACATTCAACAAAGTCACCACAGGTATGGTTCATCCACATGCACACAGCTGTGTTTAAATACAAaagtgcctgtcagtcccaatgaagggggcgtggcctccgGGCCCATCAGGGGCTTGGCCTCTGTGTCCATCAGTCCCAGAGAAAGAGGCATTGCTTCCCAATGTTTAAAGCTAATACTGTTGTATTGTGCTATATTGTGTCGCTCAGAACCCCTAAAATATACACAGCACAGGGAATTACAAATGAGAAACTCTACATTAAGCTAATTTTATAAAAAAGTAAGCTCTTTGTGCCTAGGTGCTCAGGATGATCTGCGGAAGGTGACGCGTGTTGCCTACGCCATGGTGAAGCAGTATGGCATGGTGCCCAGCGTGGGCCAGGTGTCCTTCCCTGAAACCGAGGAACAGGCTGGTATCGGGCGCAGGCCCTTCAGCCAGGGCCTTCAGCACCAGATGGACCATgtgagtgaacacacacacacacacacacacacacacacgcacacacacatgcgcacacacacactgataaccaGGCTATGATTTCATTTACAGGTCAGTAAATGAATGCtgtgatgaatgatgaattGTGATTGTGTTGTAATTCAGGAAGCTAAGATGCTAATTGCTCGTGCATACAGACACACTGAGAAACTGCTCCTGGACAACAGGGATAAACTTATACTGGTGAGTCAAGTTCAGAGAAATATCACAGTCTATGTATTTATCTTGCACTTTCCTTTATCTAATGTGCTCTGACTCTTCTTACtcagaaatgaattttttttcatttaacggatttctgaatttctttttttgtacattttcttcTGGGTGATTTAAATTTGGTGGGACTAAATTTGGTAGAGGTGATATCAGATCTACAAATGTACCAATGCAATTATCCATCTGCTTACATCAGATTCCCTTTTAACCTCAACCACAGAAACATTTTTCCTGTAGTGTCTTTTGTTAGAACCTAGTTAGaatttttaacatttgataTACATTAAGTGTAGTAGTTTGTGTATGATTGAGTCACGATCTACCACTAGTATTATAAAAAGCTGATCTATTatctaattaatacattttgatAATACTTATTACATACATGTGGATACATTCAAAAGCCAAGACTACggtttcctaaaatgtttctcgCATTTGTATGATAAAATATCATTCGTTATAAGCAGAAAAAGATGGCAAAGTAAATCTGATCTTGCCGAGCTTCACTTGCAGGACTGGCTTATTAGCATGAATGATTCAGAAGCCACTCCTCTCTGCATGACAATAGATAGTTAAATGAGAGAATAGTAAAGctcattttaaatgttctttattaaacaaGATGTAACGTGTGCACTTCTTCTGCATTTTGTGCCATGCTGTGCTGAGCAGTGTTAAAACAAGCTAGAAGGGAGCAGTGATCTTGCCATTTTTCATGAGCAACATGGCATGAGAACTATGTACAAACCAAAAAAGCCAACACATCACACAACTTTCATGACTCGTGTACTAACAACAGCGTTGTGGTAGCTCTGCTGAGTCATTCTTGCTTGCTTTTCTAGCACTAGCAAGCCACGAGTTGTGTACATTGCCAGGAAGATGCTGCTGCCAGTCATTCATTCTGATCCAACAGAAAATGGGCCTTATTGTAGCTTTTAGGTGTAATTAAATTGTAGCTGGGGATCTATTTTTCTTGAATCTATTGGTAAATGCTTATAAAATGGCAGATCATTTGTATccctactttttaaaaaatatttgaaactgTACtgccaaaatgaaaatatatatttctgagCCCATCTCACAGTCCTGTAGGgacatgaataaatataaatgattagGTCGAGTAAATTCGCAACTTTAGTTCCTATATCCACTTGCTTTGTATGAATCACTTTTTTTAACAGAGctgaagagaaaaataaaattcaaattgtTGAATAGCTTGAAGTGTAGAAAGCTTCActgttacatatttaaaaaaagatgttctGTGATAGAGTCCAATATTTCAGCTGCTGTAGTGGCTCATAAGAGACAAATGgacacactgcattttttattttttttttccccagttggCCAATGCACTTCTTGAGCGAGAGGTGGTGAACTACGATGACATAGAGGCACTGCTCGGTCCCCCTCCACACGGGCCCAAAAAGATGATCGCCCCTCAGAGCTGGATCGAAGCTGAGAAGGATAAGCAGGATGTGGGAGAGGAGGAGCCTCCCATACCCCCCAGAGCTCAGAGgaaggatgaggaagaggagaatgAGAACCTGGGGCCAGCGTGATCCTCAGAGCTCAGAGTATATATCAAAACGAGAGTGCAAATCTCATGCAGGGAACTGTGGGTAATGTGTGCTTCTTAGCAAAGAAGGGAAGAAGGCTATTCTTCTGAGGATCAGTGTGAAGATGGCACTTATAGGAGAAAGCTGGTTGGTCAGCTCTAGGGAGATAAATGTGATTACTTGCAGTGTTTTTACACACAGTTGCTGTTTAAAGCAGTTGTCTGCTTATGCTTAAGTGGTAATGGACATCCCTTAATTAATTAAAGCGGGCTgtgcactgtttatttattttgacatgGAGTATGTAGTGAGGCTAAGCTTCTATGATCCGCCATGCTGACATGTActttaaaaacactgatttagaaataattattattgtcaCAGATGAGAATTAATCTGCAGAACCCCACATGTTGAATACATGTAAACGattttgtatattttccttTCAAGTGCATGATCTGTTATATAGATGTTATTTTTGTGTTCAATAAGTTCAACAGCACTGCAATTGTTCTTTTATTCGGAACTGAAAgagttattttacaaaataagtCATGACAAATAATTTGCCGttttgtaagaaataaatattaaaacaaacatttcttcaAAAACAAGAGTCActaacaaaccaacaaaataataaaaaaaggaattataGGTGTTTGTGAGTAAAATGTTTATAAGGCAATAATGAATAAGGGAACGCTGTCCTGTCAATGGCGCTTTGAGACATTGGATAAGGTGGCAAAAACTACAAATCTATATACAATCATATAAAAAGTATCAcaaaattcattaataatgcattataatgttACAACTTACAGTGTTCCATTTGTCAGAAAACCGTTTCCTAGTGCCACCTTTAAACATTCTCTTATTTCAGGGttgttttgtacatttctacattatttttcctttattccTGCAGTAAAAACGTTCCTGAAACTCTCTGCTTACGTTCACAAGTTCACACTGCCTCATTCACTGTCGAATCTGACCATTTTTTGGTTAGGTGTGTTAAGCCAGGGGAGCAAGGTGGTGCAGGTGTTCTCCCCAtgcccatgtgggtttcctctgggttctccggtttcctcccaccctcCAAAACCATGctggactggctacactaaattgcccctaggtgtgaatgtgtttgtgggtgtgtttgtaggtgtgtcctgcctcatgcccagtgttcccgtgaccaggataaagcagttactgaagctgaatgaacGAATGTGTTAAGCCATGTGACTGCAGAGGAGTTCTGGGAATCATAGTATTAAAGATATGTTTCTAATTCCAGTCCTGGTAATCTTCagcaaatgtttgtgttttcttgtatggtgtgaaatgaaatgtacataATTTACTTTAAACAAGACACTGAAGTGAAGGTCTAAGCATCTGATTGTTATAACTGTCAAAACCATTACACTCTAGTTctaaactaaagaagcaaactttggAAACCACACACTTGATTCAACTTGTCAAGGAATTCCTATGCTGAGTTACAACAGGAAAACACCTACATTTGCGGATACGGCATACACAGGAATGGAACTGAGAACTGTATCAGAGAGTGCTAAAGCTCACTATGAACTCGGTGTTATTATGAATCTTTAAAGAAAACTGGGTCTTTTCACTTCTATCTCTTATTAGTATGCACTGATTGCTGTCTGCCTTTGTTTCGGTGGAAGGCGAGCTGTCATGTCAGTGTAGTGAAATAGCTCACTGATCCATAACGGCACTGCGGGAGAAAAACAGCTCGAGCCGTCTCTCACATGACAGCGTTGACCTTTTGAAAGAACACACCAGAGGCCAATTTGAAAAGCTTCTGCAGATTCTCGATCGAtgatccatacacacacatcccatCCTCATCAGTAGTGCCTACATCACCGACCCCATATGTATACAATGGGGAATGTTGAAACAGTTTCTCCTGGAGGTTTTGGTGAGAATATACATATGAACTTGAGCTCTGAGTAAAACTCTGCATGGCTATGGGGTAACTAGCGCGGATCGTACATGTTAGCCAGTTTCTTGAAGCGTGGTCCCCAGTCATTAAGGTAGTCATAATCCTGGTCCTCGTCTGAGCCAGAGGAGGCGAGGGAGCTCAGGCTGCCTGCCAGAGAACCATCTCCTTCATAGTCATAGATCAGAGCTGTGTCAAATGGAGGCACGTTGGGGTCGTTGTCTGCAACATCCAGGCACTGCAGGGAGGACACAATAAAGAAAGGGCTCAGTGACTGCAGTTATCATGATCTCACATGCATGCTAATTGTAGTCATAAGAATAATAAAGGAGAAATTAGGAAGAATTACAAGATCGTTCCCTGCCAATCAGAAAACCACTGCTATAGCAGGCAACAATTTTGGGTAGCATTTGCCCACTCCCTCATTAAAGGTTATCCCGTTCAGAAGGCATCTACTGCAAAATTTTAGGGCAGCATCATTGGTATTCTTGTAGGCAGTCTCATAATTCTGTTCCCCAGACCAGAATTATAAAAGTTTTCATCAAATACACTGGATCAAAATGGTCAgattttacaaatgtaaatgaattatTCTGCTCATTCTGGGCCATTCTCCAGATAAGCTAaggaaaaactagtccatgatAGGGACAGCACTCTAAGATGTATGATGGCTCtgaaaaatgtttcataataaAGTTTCTTTTCAGTTAAAATGCTTCAAAGGGTACTTTCGAAGGATGTGGGTACTAAGCTACCTCCAGCACATGACATCTAGAGAGTACATCGTCTCATCTAACCGTGTGGTTGCATATTTGCATTTCCACATTTGGCAGAAGCCTTGCAGAAGTACTTTGTAGTCACCATCAAAAGCACATCCTCATACTAGTACAAATAAGTCAGGATTTAAGAATACTATCAAACCAATACCCTGTTAAAGAGGAGTTAGTACAATGACTGAGCTTTTTGAGTGCTTatttaagtgcttggtgaagaggtgGGTGTTTAAtctttgtttgaagacagccaggggaagttcagtcttgatgcatgtcttccttgtattTAGAGGTCAAGCTGAGTCATGCAAGAAGCTTGAAGGTTACGCATTTCAAATGATATATTGaggtaaaaaaaatcttaagttAACGTTATGCTATTCAGTGGCATCATGATTTTTCACACATCATGAAACACTTGACAAGATTCCAAAACACGATGGCCTACTTTTGAAAGAGgtgacaata carries:
- the spg7 gene encoding paraplegin, which gives rise to MAALLQHGSRYSKHITSGRLWSLASRSIHSHCGRDKALFSSGLGKISICSNCAGWRITAQPSRGVKSQLIQQILNRPLSPTFLGLSKVICRNSLLTDPVGLWRSLGGVSYFSKSSDRQQKKDGSNKKSSKEEEEEKKRREQENQMYKERLRILFIIAACMSLLNLFTANGGNISWNDFVNEMLAKGEVARVQVVPESEIVEIDLHPGAVIFGRPRLALTYRMQVANIDKFEEKLRAAEEQLNIDPKDRIPVSYKRTGFFGNALYALGMAAVGVGILWYIFRLAGMGVREGGFSAFNQLKMAKFTIIDGKSGKGVSFKDVAGMHEAKMEVKEFVDYLKSPERYLNLGAKVPKGALLLGPPGCGKTLLAKAVATEAQVPFLAMAGSEFVEVIGGLGAARVRSLFKEARTRAPCIVYIDEIDAVGKKRSTNMSGFSNTEEEQTLNQLLVEMDGMGTTDHVIVLASTNRADILDNALMRPGRLDRHIFIDLPTLQERKEIFEQHLKILKLSHPADFYSLRLAELTPGFSGADIANICNEAALHAAREGYKSIDTFNFEYAVERVIAGSVKKSKILSKEEQRVVAFHESGHALVGWLLEHTEAVMKVSIAPRTNAALGFAQILPKDQYLFTKEQLFERMCMALGGRASEAITFNKVTTGAQDDLRKVTRVAYAMVKQYGMVPSVGQVSFPETEEQAGIGRRPFSQGLQHQMDHEAKMLIARAYRHTEKLLLDNRDKLILLANALLEREVVNYDDIEALLGPPPHGPKKMIAPQSWIEAEKDKQDVGEEEPPIPPRAQRKDEEEENENLGPA